Below is a window of Microcoleus sp. AS-A8 DNA.
CTCATAAACGGTCTGGGAAATACAGATGTCACCGGCAGGAATTTCAGTTTGTAGGCGAGTGGCAATTGTCACCCCAGGCCCGGTAACATCCTTGCAATTGAAAATAACATCTCCTAAATGAATGCCAATTCGATAAGTGAGGATGGGTTGGGAGGTGGCTTCAGCTATTTGCCTGAAGGCTACTTGAATTTCTTGGGCGCAGTTAACAGCATTGACGGTATTGGGGAAATACATTAATAACCCATCTCCAGTAGATTTGAGAAATTGCCCTTCATATTGCTTCCCTAACTGGGTTATGAACTGAAAGTTTTGGTAGAGTAAATGCTGCGTTTGTTCTGAGTCAGTCGCCATCATTCCCGTAAAGTTTACTACATTGATGGAAACAATCGTGGCGAGGCGATGTTCTTGGAGTAAATTTAACTGCCATTGGCTGAGGCGATCGCTAAAATATCGACGGCACAAATCCCCACTGGGTACAACCTGCCCCTGGACAAACCGCACGAGTCCCATACTGTGCAATTTAAACGCTTCTATGGGATTTAATTTCACAGGAGTGGGTGACATCACAACCTGCGTCAAGGCTGTTACGAGTTCGGGATATTTTTGAATATTCCACAATTGGTGTCGCAAATAGCCTCTGTAAATGCCGTCGTCGGAAGTTGCGGTTTCTAATAGCTGTTCTAGCGTGATGTCTTTGCCGCTAATGTGATGCAACGCTATTTGTACGAGATAAGGATTTCCTCCAACCAACCCCATTAAGCGTTCTACTTCCCTAGTTTCCCAATCGAGTTGATACCGACTTGCTAAATCTTGGACTTGCCCAGGAGTAAAATCTGGTAACTCAATAGACAACCCCACATTAAAGGGGGATTGATTGACATTAAGAGGGAGATAAACTTCTGTGGAATGAACGATGATCAACCGTAGTTTTTGCCAAATTTGGCTACTTCGCTCTGGATACTTGGCTTTCTGATACCAAGTTCGGAGCAACCCAAAAAAATCGGTAGCAATTTTGGGGTAATTGAACACTACATCCACTTCATCTAATGCCAAAACGACCGGACTGTCAATTTCTGCTAATAGATAATTTTCAAAGTAATCCGTGCAGTTGTAATTGCTACCAAATACCTCATCCCAATACTCGTTTAATCGATTCTGTAGCCCCAAACGGCGAGTGACAACGGCACAGAACCAGCGCAGAAATTGATTTAAACTCGTGAACACCTCGGCATCAGCCAGTTGCAAGCTTAACGTCACCGTTTTAAACTTTTGTGCGAGCGCCTCATCGAGAATCCTGACCATCAAAGAGGTTTTGCCCATTTGCTTGGGCGCTTTAATCCGAATCAAAGCTCCCGGTTGTAAGATGGTTTCATCGCAAAGCTGCTCAACGGGAGGACGCTCTACATAAAAAGGAGAATTGAGCGGAACGTAACCTTTAAGCATGATACTGGAACGACTCTCGATCTCGTTGGAGTCAGGTTGAGTATAGTCATCAACGTTCAGCACAAGATTAAACGTGCTGAAGTAGGACTCCAAGGTTAGTCGATCTACAGCAACTTGGCGACGTTGTACCTTCGCAATGGTATTGGGACTCATCTTTGTCCGTTCACCGATTTGTTCCAAAGTGTAGGGAACGCCATTGTTGTCTTCAATTTCCGACTGATGCTGTGCCCTCTGCAAGCGCTGCCAACCTCGATACGTGAGGATGACACCTCGCTTACGCTTTGGTGGTTGACTTTTCATCGTAAATTGCTCAGCCTGCTTAAAATCAAACAAAATCTTACTCAGTTGATTTATTTTCCCACCGATTAGAGGGTAGAGTAATCTTGATTAAGAAAGCCTGAAAAAAGACCTCCGCAGTTTTTGCTGTGTTTTTCAGCCAAAAGTGGGTTGTTATTTATGGACAAGCCTAAGTTGCTTTGTTAAGTTGCAATCTTTCGTTGAAAACCTCTTGTTATGAATGCAAACTATAAATAGTTTCTTTATGGGTATCTGCCTTCTGACATAAGTTTAAAATTTTTAACATAATCAACATGGTATTAGCGGAATTTTTTATTCCTCACGGACATTGCTATCTCTGGAAATCTGAGTTGGTGAGCTTACACATTGTTTCAGATGCCTTAACGGCGCTGGCTTATTACTCAATTCCGTTGACACTCACGTATTTCGTAGCCAAGAGACAAGATATACCCTTTAACTGGATTTTCCTGCTGTTTGGTGCCTTCATCGTTTCCTGTGGCACAACCCACATTATGGAAATTTGGACTTTGTGGCATCCTGACTATTGGTTATCGGGTGTGATCAAAGCCTTTGCGGCTGTCGTCTCATTATATACAGCGTTTGAGCTAGTTTCTTTACTGCCCCAAGCCCTGACAATTCCCAGTGCGGCGCAATTTGAAGCGGTGAAAGGCGAAATCCAAGAGCGTCTGCGAACAGAAGCTGAACTCCAGCAGGCAATTGTCCAACTGAAGCAGGAAATGGCTGAACGTCAGCAGGCAGAGGCGGCGCTGCGGGAGAGTGAAGAGCGCTTGCAGCTAGCGTTAGAAGGTAGTGCTTTGGGGTGGTGGGATTGGAATATCACCACAGGGCAAACCTATTTTGACTCCTCTTGGAAGAGAATACTGGGGTACGAGGTAGAGGAGATTGAAAATAATTACCAATCCTGGGAGAAGCTGATGCATCCACAGGATAAGCCCAGGGTAATGGAGGTTTTGAATGCCTATCTTCAAGATACGCTTCCCCTTTACGAAGTGGAATTTCGGATGCGATCAAAGTCTGGGGAGTGGAAGTGGATTCTGATTCGCGGTAAGGTTTTTGAGCGCGATGAATCGGGTGCGCCCCTGCGAATGCTGGGTACACAAAAAGATATTAGCGATGCCTATCGGCAAGCTATGCAACGCCAACTTGCAGAGGAACGACTCAAGCATAGTGAAGCGAACCTGGCAACAGCCCAGAAAATTGCCCATATCGGCAACTGGGAATTTGATGTACTCAGTGGGGAAATTACCTGGTCAGAAGAGAAATTCCAGATTCTAGGTCTTGACCCGAACCAACCCGAACCCAAGTACGCCGAACTGATCGAGAAGATTCACCCCGATGACCGAGAGCCATTTCAACAAGCGACCTCACAAGCGCTGGCATTAGGGACATGCTACGAACTTGACTATCGAATTGTGCGCCCTGATGGTCAAGTCCGGTACATTGAGGGAAGAGGAGAAGCGGTTGTTAATGAGCAAGGGCAGGTGATTCGGCTGTTTGGAACAGCATTGGATATCACCGATCGCAAACGGGTAGAAGAAGCCTTGCAGGAGAGCGTACAGCGAGAACGCGCGATCGCCTTTGCGATTCAAAGAATACGCCAAACATTGGATATTGAAGCGATTTTTAGTGCCACAACAGAGGAATTGCGGCAATTGATGAACTGCGATCGCGTTCTGATCTATCGTTTCAATCCCGACTGGACTGGAGAGATTGTTTCCGAGTCTGTGGGGACTGAGTGGATTTCGCTGTTGCAGGAGCAAGCGAATAACCCCAATCTGACACAGAATACTCTAGAAAATGATCGCTGTGCCGTGAAAAGCTTCGATAGTGCCGCAGGTTGCGATAGCGTTCTTAGTACTACTTTGCCAGTGCAGGATACTTATCTGCAAGAAACCCAAGGCGGTGCGTACAGTCGAGGTGCAAGTTATGCAGTCGTCCAAGATATTTACAAAGCCGGGTTTAACTCTTGTTACATCAACCTCCTCGAAGGATTTCAAGCTAGAGCTTACATCATTGTCCCCATTTTCTGCGGCTCTAAACTTTGGGGATTGGTGGCAACTTATCAAAATTCCGGCTCTCGCCAATGGAAAACAGCAGAAACCCATGTGGTAGTTGAGATTGGCAATCAGTTAGGAGTCGCCTTGCAGCAAGCCGAATTATTAGCGAGGGTTCAAAAGCAGTCAGAAGCACTGCGGCGATCGGAAGCAAGAGAACGAGAAAAAACACAAGAGCTAGAGTTGGCTTTCAGTGAATTGAGACGCACCCAATCCCAATTGATTCACACTGAAAAAATGTCGAGTTTGGGGCAAATGGTGGCAGGAGTTGCCCACGAAATTAATAATCCCGTCTGCTTTATCTTAGGCAATCTAAATCCGGCCAGGGAGTACTTCCAAGATTTATTAAAACTGCTTCAACTTTACCAGCAAACGTATCCCAATCCTACACCCGCTATTCAACAATTCGCTTCTGAGATCGACTTGCCATTTCTCAGGGAAGATTGGTCAAAACTGATGGATTCTATGGAGGTGGGAGCTGAACGGATTGAAGCCATTGTGCGATCGCTCAAGACTTTCTCTAGATTGGATGAATCAGAATTAAAGCCGGTAGATATCCATGAAGGCATTGACAATACTCTACTAATTTTGCAACCTCGACTGAGGGCAGATGGCAATCGCCCCGAAATTAAGGTGATTAAAGACTATAGCCAACTGCCCAAAGTTACCTGTTATGCCAGTCAGTTGAATCAGGTGTTCATGAATCTGCTAGATAATGCGATTGACGCTCTAGAATCCCAACCTTCGCCACGAGTGATTACCATCCACACTTCCTTGATGACTGGGGATGCGGGAACAAGAGAAGGGCGCAATTTAACCCATATTTTGCTCAATACGTCTGTCAATCCCCAAACTTTAATTCCCAATCATCAAAGAGTTGTGATTCGGATTACTGACAACGGTTGTGGGGTGCCAAAGGAAGTGTGCAAAAAAATATTTGACCCATTTTTTACAACGAAGCCAGTCGGAAAAGGGACGGGATTGGGATTATCGATTAGCCATCAAATTATCGTGGAAAAACACCAGGGTAAACTCAAATGCATTTCGGTTCCAGGGAAAGGGACACAGTTGATTGCAGAGATTCCTGTAATCTGTAAAACGCGCGCCAGTCACAAGCGAATCACCCCAAATGAACCTGAGTGTAAAGACCGTTATTCTCTCACAGCTTTTAGAGATTGAAAAATACTGATTCAAACAAAATTGTGACATCCATCAAAACTCCCCAAAATCGGTGCTGTACCACTCGGATTCGCTAAAGTGGGTTGCTCTTGTTTCAAGCGATATAGCGGTTTGCATTTAGATGAGGTACAAGGCTGACAGTTTTAAGGCAGAGGGATTACTACTTATAAGGAAATAAAACTTCCCTAAAGGTTATAGAAACCCGTCTAGTTCTTATAAAATCTCTAGCCTTATAGTTATCTCGATGACAGGCAATAATTCCATGTTGCCAACTATATCTGGCTTCCCCTTTAAAAATTAATAAGCTTCCAGGTTGCGAGAGAATTTTTGCTTCCTCTTGGGTTTGAGAATGAGTAAAATTTATGACACAATCACTGCCTAAACTGAGAGTAACAATCGTATTGCCAAAACAAGGAATACAGTCAGTATGGCTCACAATACCTTGACCGGGTTGATATTCATTGACGATGACTTGATCGGGAATGTTGACTATTAAGTTATCTTGAGCCAGTCTGACAGCAATACTCTGTGCCCAATCGGGCAAAGTACCTAAGTGGGTTGATGCCACAAAAAAGCCATCTTGATAGTCATATTTATATCCATATTCTTGAATTCTTCTTTGGTCTTTAATTGACCATGTTTGTTGGTCTATAATATTCAGTAAATCATCTTGTTCATCCGGATTCAGGTAGTTAGAAATATAGGCAAGTCCTGGAACCTTTTTGATTTCAGAATCACGATAGTTCTCTATAGCTAATTCAGCCTTATTGGGAAATTCCATGCTTCTTCAGTTGAGCTTTGAGGCAAAGTGGAGTTTGGGAGGCACAGGAACATTGAGTGATTGGGTGAGCCGAATTTAGCATATCCGCCACGCATATTAGCGGTATTCTACCCGTTGTCTCCCCTTCATGTTTAGCCTTTAGTTGCTGGATTCGTACAGATTCATGATGCAGACATGGCTAAATAGAAATAGTCCTGCGCTGTGCGAGATTCATTCATGTCTAACGGTTCCTTTGAGAAGGATAGTTTGGGTTGGCAGCTATCCCAACTGCAACAACGGTTTGGGGAGTGGTGGGAACTGCAACTTTCCCGATTTGCATCTAACCCATCCAATGCATCACTGCCATCTTGGTGGAATTCGCCAATGATACAAATGCTAGCTAAAGCTGCCTTTTGGCTGATACTGGGTTTACTCTTAACCTGGATCGGTTTGCAGATTTGGCGATGGTTGCGTCCTTATCTTTATTCCCTCACCCATTCGTTGAATCAGCCTGCTCAAAAAGTCACCCAAACACCCGCCCAATCATTATCCGTTGCAGGTTGGTTGCAGCGATCGCAAAAATTCCAGCAGCAGGGTAATTATCGCGAAGCTTGTCGATCGCTGTATATGGCAATGTTGCAACGATTACATGACAGTGGGATGGCTCCCCACGAATCTAGCCGCACCGATGGGGAATACTTAAAATTAGTCCAGCAGCTACCCCAACCCAAACCCTACCGAACCTTGCTCATGACGCATCAGCAACTATGCTTTAGTAATACTGAAGCTTCAAGTGCAGACTTTGAGCAGTGCCAGCAAGCTTACCAAGAAATTGAAGCTTTATGAAAGGGTCAAATCGGCGGTTATGGTTATTTGGCGCGATCGCAATTGGAGCCTTAATTCTCCTTACCTTGTTTGCAGCTCCTGCCAATAATCAACTCAGTAGTGGTTCTACCTACACCCGCGCCCCCAATGGGTATGGTGCTTGGTATGCTTTCATGGAGGAACGGGGAACCCCAGCCAAGCGTTGGCAAAAACCGTTTGAGAATTTAGCCAACAACAAGACAATCAAAGCTCCGGTTACCTTGTTACGCGTCAACAGTCAATTGTCTGCTCCAGACCTGGAGCAAGATGAGCGAGACTGGGTAGAAAAGGGCAACATTTTGGTAACTTTGGGCATCCGTCAGCCAGTGACCAAAGCCGCTTTTAATACCCTGCACGAAACGGCAATGGGGAAGGTTAAGATTAATACGGCGCGTAGGAATTGGTCAGCGCAGGAAAAACAGTTAGGCGATCGCTTTGGTTCGATTGTTTGGCAAGAAAATATCGGCAAAGGACGCACCATCTTCGCTACAACACCCGATTTGGCAGCCAATGCCTATCAAGATTTTCGGGGTAATTATGAATTTCTCGCCCAACTGGTGACCCAATCAGGAGAGGCGGAAAACTCTTCCATCGCCAATTCCGTATGGGTAGACGAATACCTTCACGGTTACAGAGATACAGACGCAACAAAGAGTAAACAAGAACAAGATATATTTAGTTACTTCGGTAAAACTCCCGTATTTCCAGCTTTGGTTCAGGTTGCAATTCTCCTCCTCGTTGCCATCTGGGCTGGAAATCGTCGCTTTGGAAAACCCGAAACCTTACCCACACCCGTTGTGAACAACAGCGAAGCTTACATTCAGGCTTTAGCCGCCGTCTTGCAAAAAGCTGAAAGCAGTGAGTTTGTGTTAGAAGTTGTGGGCAAAGAAGAACAAGTGCAACTGCAAAAAGCCCTCTTTTTAGGACAGGAACAACTCGACCCTCAATCTCTCGTGAACGCATGGATGCAGCAGACAGGGCGTCCAGCCGCCGAACTGGAACAAGTGCTGCAAATGCAATCTCAAAAAGCTCGAATTAGGGAAACAGAATTGCTAAAGTGGTTGGGAAAATGGCAGCAAATTCGTCGCCATCTCCCCTTCTTGAACCCGTAATCGTTCACAATGAGAATTCAAGTCCTATCCACTCCCACGCTGACCCCTACATGAGCGAATCGAACGCTATATTTGAGCGCCTAGCGCAGACCCTTTCCAAAGTAGTGGTGGGTCAATCGACTTTGGTGCAGCAGATGCTCGTGGCACTCCTGAGTGGAGGGCATGTGATTGTCGAAGGAGTCCCCGGAACAGGAAAAACCCTAATGGTGAAGGTGCTGGCAAGGCTGATCCAGGCCGATTTTCGCAGGATTCAGCTCACGCCAGATATTTTGCCCTCCGACATTTTGGGGACGAACATTTTTGACCTGAATAGCCGCAGTTTCACCCTGAAAAAAGGGCCTGTCTTTACAGAAGTTTTGCTCGCGGATGAAATTAACCGCACCCCCCCGAAAACCCAAGCCGCACTGCTAGAAGCCATGGAAGAACAGCAGGTGACGCTGGATGGGGAGACGTTACCCCTGTCTGAATTGTTTTGGGTGATTGCAACTCAAAATCCCCTGGAATTTGAAGGCACTTACCCCTTGCCAGAAGCTCAGTTAGACCGCTTTTTATTTAAATTGGTGGTCGATTACCCCGATTCAGCCGCCGAAAAGCAAATGTTGCTGAATGCTCAGGCGGGGTTTCGCGCCAAGCGCCTGGATTTAGCTCGGCTCAAACCGATCGCAACCGTAGCACAGATTCTGAGCGCGAGAAAAGCCGTGCAAGCGATTGAGATTGAGGACAAGTTGCTAGATTACCTACTGGCGTTGGTACAGCGCACACGACAACATCCTGACTTGGCTTTGGGTGCTTCTCCGAGAGCGGCTGTAGCTTGGTTACAAACAAGTAAAGCTCACGCTTGGCTAGAAGGTCGCAACTATGCCACCCCGGATGATATAAAGACAGTGGCACCCCCTTTGTTACGCCACCGTCTGATTCTGAAAGCCGAAGCACAACTCGATGGAGTACAAATGGATGCTGTTATTTCTTCCTTGTTGAGTCAAGTATCGGTACCCAGGTAAGCGATCGCTGAAGATCAAGCTCGCTGAGGGACTTCATATATTACCGCAGACTTCCGTAAATTCCCGCACTCTTAGGAGCCATGTAAAAATAAATTGGACAATTTATCCAGAGATTGAATAATGAGAAGATAACTGGCATTGCAGGGTGATATGTCTGGGAATGAGGGGATAAAAAGCATTCAAGACAAGTATGAGCGGTTATCGCCTTACTTGAATGAGAAAACAAGACGTATTTGGGCCGCAATCGAAGCCCAAAGTCTAGGTTGGGGAGGTATAAGTCAGGTTTCTAGAGCAACGGGAATGTCGCGGACGACAATTCATGCCGGAATAGGTTTGTTGTCACAACCAGATGAGTCAAAAACGCAGGATGAAATTCTAAGAATCCGAGAAGCAGGTGGTGGACGTCTTCTACTTGAAGAACGAGACCCAATGCTGCTGACAGATTTGGAAGCGCTGGTGGAGCCAATGACATTAGGCGACCCAGAATCTCCACTCAAATGGACATCTAAAAGTGTAGTTAAACTGGCTCAAGCCTTGAATCAAGGGGGACACAGAATCAGTTCTAAGAGCGTTTACAATTTACTCGAATCGTTAGGCTACAGCTTACAATCCAATCGGAAAACCCGTGATGGTGGGCAGAGTGCAGACCGAGACGACCAGTTTTTACATATTTCAAACCAAGTCAAATACTTCCAATCGCAGGCGCGACCTGTAATTTCAGTGGACACCAAGAAAAAAGAGTTAATTGGAAACTTTAAGAATCCTGGAACTGAGTGGTGTCCTAACGAACAGCCTATCGAGGTACGAATGCATGACTTTGTTGACCCCGAATTAGGTAAAGCAATTCCTTATGGAATTTATGACCTCACAACCAATAAAAGATGGAGCAATGTTGGTATTGACCACGATACGGCTGGCTTTGCCGTCGAGTCTATTCGCCATTGGTGGTACGCCATGGGAAAACAATCTTATCCCAATAGTCAGCATCTGATGATTACGGCAGATTGTGGTGGTAGCAATAGTTATCGTTCTCGACTCTGGAAGTTAAAACTCCAAGAATTTGCCGACGAGATTCAGAAAACGATTCAGGTCTGCCATTTTCCTCCCGGAACAAGTAAATGGAATAAAATTGAGCATCGCTTGTTTTGCCACATTACTCAAAATTGGCGTAGTAGACCTTTAACTAGTTTGCAAATCGTGATTAATCTAATTCGCAACACTACCACTCAACAAGGATTACAAGTGGAAGCTAGGTTAGATGAAAATTGCTACGTTCCAGGTATCAAAGTTACAGACCAAGAATTTAAGGCTATTGCCATTGAGCGCAACTCTTTTCGCGGTGAATGGAACTATGTAATTAAGCCCAGAATTCCTGCTTAATTGTTCAACTTATTTTTACATACTTCCTAATTCGTTTTGGCATCGCTGATGGAAATTACCCTCTACTCTTATCGTAAGCGATTACCCGGACTTAATATGAGCCATTGGTGAGAGCGATCGATATAGAAATCGGGTTTGGTGCGATAGGTGCTTTAACTCCCACCAATGACATGCAGCGCGATATCGGCACAGAAATGAGACAGCATGGCGTATTCCAACCCCCACTGCCAATAGAGAAAGCCAAATACTATTCCCATTAGAGAGTTCAGCACCATCGTTCGGGTAATGACAATGGGGGTCAATGACCACAAGGTTGCAGCGGCTGGCAGATGGGCAACCCCAAACAGTAGGGCAGAAAGTGCGATCGCTAGCCAGAACGCAAGCCGTGCGGGGTGTTTCCCTTCTCTTAGCCCCATCTTCCAGAAAACCCAAGCCATCAGCGTCATCAAAAATAGGCGCAGTAATAGCTCCTCCACAATCCCACCATAAAAACAAGCCAGTACACGCTTCCACAGGGCAATGTTGAGAGTTGTAGACTGTACTGTTTGCGGCATAAAGGGTTGAAACAAAAAAGCCAGCGCCAAGATGATAAATCCTCCTAAAATACCGCTGATGATTGCCCAATTCATGGCACGTTTTGAGAGGGCGGGTGGCTTTAACCCATAAACAAAGGCACGGGCAAAAGGGGTGTCGAGTCTCAGAGATTGCCCCAGCCGGACGCCAATCCAGCTCAGGATAAACAGGAGAACACCACTCTGAATTGCGCTGGCGATCGCTAATAGGGGTAACGGCAGAGGCGGGGATACGGTTAACGAGGAATTGAGTGCTACCGAGTAAGGAAAACCAGCAAGTGTCCCCAGGGCACCAAGGACTGCCCAAAAGGCAGCTAGACGGCTGTACTTGTTAGCGGCTTGAGTGTTATGCATATCTATCGTTTTCGTTGTTCTCTAGCAGAGA
It encodes the following:
- a CDS encoding ISAzo13 family transposase, whose product is MSGNEGIKSIQDKYERLSPYLNEKTRRIWAAIEAQSLGWGGISQVSRATGMSRTTIHAGIGLLSQPDESKTQDEILRIREAGGGRLLLEERDPMLLTDLEALVEPMTLGDPESPLKWTSKSVVKLAQALNQGGHRISSKSVYNLLESLGYSLQSNRKTRDGGQSADRDDQFLHISNQVKYFQSQARPVISVDTKKKELIGNFKNPGTEWCPNEQPIEVRMHDFVDPELGKAIPYGIYDLTTNKRWSNVGIDHDTAGFAVESIRHWWYAMGKQSYPNSQHLMITADCGGSNSYRSRLWKLKLQEFADEIQKTIQVCHFPPGTSKWNKIEHRLFCHITQNWRSRPLTSLQIVINLIRNTTTQQGLQVEARLDENCYVPGIKVTDQEFKAIAIERNSFRGEWNYVIKPRIPA
- a CDS encoding CPBP family glutamic-type intramembrane protease, which encodes MHNTQAANKYSRLAAFWAVLGALGTLAGFPYSVALNSSLTVSPPLPLPLLAIASAIQSGVLLFILSWIGVRLGQSLRLDTPFARAFVYGLKPPALSKRAMNWAIISGILGGFIILALAFLFQPFMPQTVQSTTLNIALWKRVLACFYGGIVEELLLRLFLMTLMAWVFWKMGLREGKHPARLAFWLAIALSALLFGVAHLPAAATLWSLTPIVITRTMVLNSLMGIVFGFLYWQWGLEYAMLSHFCADIALHVIGGS
- a CDS encoding PAS domain-containing protein — protein: MVLAEFFIPHGHCYLWKSELVSLHIVSDALTALAYYSIPLTLTYFVAKRQDIPFNWIFLLFGAFIVSCGTTHIMEIWTLWHPDYWLSGVIKAFAAVVSLYTAFELVSLLPQALTIPSAAQFEAVKGEIQERLRTEAELQQAIVQLKQEMAERQQAEAALRESEERLQLALEGSALGWWDWNITTGQTYFDSSWKRILGYEVEEIENNYQSWEKLMHPQDKPRVMEVLNAYLQDTLPLYEVEFRMRSKSGEWKWILIRGKVFERDESGAPLRMLGTQKDISDAYRQAMQRQLAEERLKHSEANLATAQKIAHIGNWEFDVLSGEITWSEEKFQILGLDPNQPEPKYAELIEKIHPDDREPFQQATSQALALGTCYELDYRIVRPDGQVRYIEGRGEAVVNEQGQVIRLFGTALDITDRKRVEEALQESVQRERAIAFAIQRIRQTLDIEAIFSATTEELRQLMNCDRVLIYRFNPDWTGEIVSESVGTEWISLLQEQANNPNLTQNTLENDRCAVKSFDSAAGCDSVLSTTLPVQDTYLQETQGGAYSRGASYAVVQDIYKAGFNSCYINLLEGFQARAYIIVPIFCGSKLWGLVATYQNSGSRQWKTAETHVVVEIGNQLGVALQQAELLARVQKQSEALRRSEAREREKTQELELAFSELRRTQSQLIHTEKMSSLGQMVAGVAHEINNPVCFILGNLNPAREYFQDLLKLLQLYQQTYPNPTPAIQQFASEIDLPFLREDWSKLMDSMEVGAERIEAIVRSLKTFSRLDESELKPVDIHEGIDNTLLILQPRLRADGNRPEIKVIKDYSQLPKVTCYASQLNQVFMNLLDNAIDALESQPSPRVITIHTSLMTGDAGTREGRNLTHILLNTSVNPQTLIPNHQRVVIRITDNGCGVPKEVCKKIFDPFFTTKPVGKGTGLGLSISHQIIVEKHQGKLKCISVPGKGTQLIAEIPVICKTRASHKRITPNEPECKDRYSLTAFRD
- a CDS encoding DUF4129 domain-containing protein translates to MSNGSFEKDSLGWQLSQLQQRFGEWWELQLSRFASNPSNASLPSWWNSPMIQMLAKAAFWLILGLLLTWIGLQIWRWLRPYLYSLTHSLNQPAQKVTQTPAQSLSVAGWLQRSQKFQQQGNYREACRSLYMAMLQRLHDSGMAPHESSRTDGEYLKLVQQLPQPKPYRTLLMTHQQLCFSNTEASSADFEQCQQAYQEIEAL
- a CDS encoding MoxR family ATPase; the encoded protein is MSESNAIFERLAQTLSKVVVGQSTLVQQMLVALLSGGHVIVEGVPGTGKTLMVKVLARLIQADFRRIQLTPDILPSDILGTNIFDLNSRSFTLKKGPVFTEVLLADEINRTPPKTQAALLEAMEEQQVTLDGETLPLSELFWVIATQNPLEFEGTYPLPEAQLDRFLFKLVVDYPDSAAEKQMLLNAQAGFRAKRLDLARLKPIATVAQILSARKAVQAIEIEDKLLDYLLALVQRTRQHPDLALGASPRAAVAWLQTSKAHAWLEGRNYATPDDIKTVAPPLLRHRLILKAEAQLDGVQMDAVISSLLSQVSVPR
- a CDS encoding DUF4350 domain-containing protein — translated: MKGSNRRLWLFGAIAIGALILLTLFAAPANNQLSSGSTYTRAPNGYGAWYAFMEERGTPAKRWQKPFENLANNKTIKAPVTLLRVNSQLSAPDLEQDERDWVEKGNILVTLGIRQPVTKAAFNTLHETAMGKVKINTARRNWSAQEKQLGDRFGSIVWQENIGKGRTIFATTPDLAANAYQDFRGNYEFLAQLVTQSGEAENSSIANSVWVDEYLHGYRDTDATKSKQEQDIFSYFGKTPVFPALVQVAILLLVAIWAGNRRFGKPETLPTPVVNNSEAYIQALAAVLQKAESSEFVLEVVGKEEQVQLQKALFLGQEQLDPQSLVNAWMQQTGRPAAELEQVLQMQSQKARIRETELLKWLGKWQQIRRHLPFLNP
- a CDS encoding AAA-like domain-containing protein; the protein is MKSQPPKRKRGVILTYRGWQRLQRAQHQSEIEDNNGVPYTLEQIGERTKMSPNTIAKVQRRQVAVDRLTLESYFSTFNLVLNVDDYTQPDSNEIESRSSIMLKGYVPLNSPFYVERPPVEQLCDETILQPGALIRIKAPKQMGKTSLMVRILDEALAQKFKTVTLSLQLADAEVFTSLNQFLRWFCAVVTRRLGLQNRLNEYWDEVFGSNYNCTDYFENYLLAEIDSPVVLALDEVDVVFNYPKIATDFFGLLRTWYQKAKYPERSSQIWQKLRLIIVHSTEVYLPLNVNQSPFNVGLSIELPDFTPGQVQDLASRYQLDWETREVERLMGLVGGNPYLVQIALHHISGKDITLEQLLETATSDDGIYRGYLRHQLWNIQKYPELVTALTQVVMSPTPVKLNPIEAFKLHSMGLVRFVQGQVVPSGDLCRRYFSDRLSQWQLNLLQEHRLATIVSINVVNFTGMMATDSEQTQHLLYQNFQFITQLGKQYEGQFLKSTGDGLLMYFPNTVNAVNCAQEIQVAFRQIAEATSQPILTYRIGIHLGDVIFNCKDVTGPGVTIATRLQTEIPAGDICISQTVYEAVRSHLPLQPIEIGQEQFEGIEEPMSVYQLTL
- a CDS encoding alpha-ketoglutarate-dependent dioxygenase AlkB; the encoded protein is MEFPNKAELAIENYRDSEIKKVPGLAYISNYLNPDEQDDLLNIIDQQTWSIKDQRRIQEYGYKYDYQDGFFVASTHLGTLPDWAQSIAVRLAQDNLIVNIPDQVIVNEYQPGQGIVSHTDCIPCFGNTIVTLSLGSDCVINFTHSQTQEEAKILSQPGSLLIFKGEARYSWQHGIIACHRDNYKARDFIRTRRVSITFREVLFPYK